A region from the Halobacillus mangrovi genome encodes:
- a CDS encoding SDR family oxidoreductase: MKLLLTGATGFVGKQLTLRLLSEGHEVFALARNERKAGNLLDSVPKELQSNLFIINGDISKNQAGVSEEKIKELKNHIDTVYHIAAFLSFDENDRELTFKVNVDGTRNILEFSKAIEAKNFFHVSTAYTLGDKLYGKEELHSVHNTFVNSYEESKCHAEHLVFEYTDHFNVNIFRPSIIVGDSKTGKAESTFALYGVIRSFEILKKRMSRQKQESNHNVRFLCESEAAQNLVPVDYVVDVLTAGLEHAEKGTIYHITNSNPPTNQFVFETLKEELDFHKVELVPISYASQLTEQELKFNEPMRVFHRYLEKTLKFDDSNTRELLKKNHMEPLHMDKPMLQTIINGKCAN; the protein is encoded by the coding sequence ATGAAACTACTGTTAACAGGTGCCACTGGTTTTGTAGGGAAACAATTGACGCTTCGGTTATTAAGTGAAGGTCATGAGGTGTTTGCGCTTGCGAGGAATGAGAGAAAAGCAGGTAATCTGCTAGACTCCGTTCCAAAAGAGCTTCAAAGCAATTTGTTCATTATAAACGGAGATATTTCCAAAAATCAAGCGGGAGTCTCCGAAGAAAAAATAAAAGAGTTAAAGAATCATATTGATACGGTTTATCATATTGCAGCGTTTCTATCCTTTGATGAAAATGATCGGGAGTTGACGTTTAAAGTGAATGTCGACGGGACGCGAAATATACTGGAGTTCTCCAAGGCGATTGAAGCAAAGAACTTTTTCCATGTGAGTACAGCCTATACGTTAGGGGACAAGCTGTATGGAAAGGAAGAATTACATTCCGTTCATAATACATTTGTGAATTCTTATGAAGAAAGCAAATGTCATGCTGAACATTTGGTCTTCGAATATACAGACCATTTTAATGTCAATATTTTTCGTCCATCGATTATTGTTGGGGATTCAAAGACAGGTAAAGCGGAATCAACCTTTGCGCTGTACGGCGTGATCCGCAGCTTTGAAATTCTAAAAAAACGGATGTCTCGTCAAAAACAGGAAAGTAATCACAACGTCCGCTTTTTATGTGAGTCAGAAGCTGCACAGAACCTCGTTCCTGTCGACTATGTGGTGGATGTGCTAACCGCTGGTTTAGAGCATGCGGAAAAAGGCACCATTTATCATATTACCAATTCTAATCCTCCGACGAACCAATTTGTCTTTGAGACCTTAAAGGAAGAGCTTGACTTTCATAAGGTCGAGCTTGTACCGATTTCGTATGCGAGTCAGCTGACGGAGCAGGAACTGAAATTCAATGAACCGATGAGAGTGTTTCATCGATACCTCGAGAAGACACTGAAGTTTGATGACAGCAACACGAGAGAGTTATTAAAGAAAAATCATATGGAGCCGCTCCATATGGATAAACCGATGCTGCAAACGATCATTAATGGGAAATGTGCGAATTGA
- a CDS encoding alpha/beta fold hydrolase, producing MLNHKIIHNSDRQEWIVMLHAVGGSYHTFYKQQDEFQKHFNLLLIDLPGHGGSTNIQNDTEDDLFVFTAKQVLQVMNHHGITEAHFVGISLGTIISHVIMKLDASKVRSACLGGAVIKFHPYLIALADRAWKVKSWIPYMMMFRFFGHRLLPYSNHQEHLHFFITEGKKMGRKNFYQWMDALRHLDEVFDDIDIKTIPIPRLYISGEEDVSILPEFRNDLTRNHYMDYTILEKCGHLCHMEKSEEFNQMALAFLLDQKIER from the coding sequence TTGCTAAATCACAAGATCATACATAATTCTGACCGACAAGAGTGGATCGTCATGCTCCACGCAGTAGGCGGCAGCTACCACACGTTCTATAAACAGCAAGATGAATTTCAAAAACACTTTAATTTGCTGCTCATTGATCTACCTGGTCATGGAGGATCCACAAACATTCAAAATGATACAGAAGATGATTTATTTGTCTTTACGGCAAAGCAAGTGCTGCAAGTCATGAACCACCACGGCATTACAGAGGCACATTTTGTTGGTATTTCTTTAGGGACAATCATTTCCCACGTTATTATGAAGCTCGATGCGTCCAAAGTTCGCTCAGCTTGCTTAGGTGGGGCTGTGATTAAATTTCACCCTTATCTGATTGCCTTGGCAGACCGTGCATGGAAGGTGAAATCCTGGATTCCTTATATGATGATGTTTCGCTTTTTCGGGCACCGATTGCTTCCATACTCCAATCATCAAGAACATTTGCACTTCTTCATTACGGAAGGTAAGAAAATGGGTAGGAAGAATTTCTATCAATGGATGGATGCACTCAGGCATTTAGATGAGGTTTTCGACGACATCGATATCAAGACCATTCCTATCCCACGTTTGTATATATCAGGGGAAGAAGATGTAAGTATTCTGCCTGAATTTAGGAATGATTTAACCCGTAATCACTATATGGATTACACCATCCTGGAAAAGTGCGGTCATCTTTGTCATATGGAAAAGAGTGAGGAGTTCAATCAGATGGCGTTAGCATTCTTACTCGATCAAAAGATTGAGAGATAG
- a CDS encoding excalibur calcium-binding domain-containing protein — MAMALFLVGFAAILSSLIYLGYYLIAMLMEKKYPFKKPLFFPLLVGGITFSIIGFVSIEESSADKLEDEILKNENLSQEHSQLKQEFDALTKDFEALTKNKNQLQKKLEEKVEELSSLSHEADKYAQKNKDFEDKIDSLQAELKELNTNLKNLTTENDSLKATIDDLRTTTASADSTSTSDSSPYYKNCTAAKSAGAAPVYAGDPGYGPHLDRDGDGVGCEN, encoded by the coding sequence ATGGCAATGGCACTTTTTCTAGTCGGTTTTGCTGCTATTCTCTCATCCCTGATCTACCTCGGTTACTATTTGATCGCCATGCTGATGGAAAAGAAATATCCGTTCAAAAAGCCATTGTTCTTCCCGTTATTAGTAGGCGGCATCACGTTTTCTATCATCGGTTTTGTCTCCATTGAAGAAAGTTCCGCCGACAAACTTGAAGATGAGATCTTAAAGAACGAAAACCTCTCACAGGAACACTCTCAGCTAAAACAAGAATTCGACGCGCTTACCAAAGACTTTGAAGCGTTGACCAAAAACAAAAACCAACTCCAAAAGAAGTTAGAAGAAAAAGTAGAAGAGTTATCTTCATTGAGTCATGAAGCTGATAAGTATGCTCAAAAAAATAAAGACTTTGAGGATAAAATTGATTCACTCCAAGCAGAACTCAAAGAACTGAACACAAATCTGAAAAACCTTACAACGGAGAACGACTCGCTTAAAGCAACGATCGATGATTTGAGAACCACTACTGCAAGTGCAGATTCTACGTCTACAAGCGATTCATCTCCCTACTATAAAAATTGCACTGCTGCCAAGAGTGCAGGGGCAGCGCCAGTATACGCTGGGGATCCCGGATATGGCCCTCATTTAGATCGAGATGGTGATGGAGTAGGTTGTGAGAATTGA